A single genomic interval of Struthio camelus isolate bStrCam1 chromosome 9, bStrCam1.hap1, whole genome shotgun sequence harbors:
- the EIF2A gene encoding eukaryotic translation initiation factor 2A isoform X5 produces MWILEFPLLEIIESRFSKHLLEVTVRGSEGLYMVNGPPSFTESTAFQRDSGKNCKAVAFSKDGSLFAWCNGEKVNTVNVTNAELLRSFDLPKAVCLEFSPKNNVLATWQVYTTAKDGTAGLPNLQLYDVKTGKCLKSFIQKKMQNWCPCWADDESICARNVNNEVHFFENNNFSTIANKLHLQKVNDFVLSPGPQPTKVAVYVPGSKGAPSFVRLYQYPNFGGPQSALANKSFFKADKVTMLWNKKATAVLVIASTEVDKSGASYYGEQTLHYIATNGESAVVQLPKNGPIYDVVWNPNSVEFCAVYGFMPAKATVFNLKCDPVFDFGTGPRNAAYYSPPGHILVLAGFGNLRGQMEVWDVKNYKLISKPVASDSTYFAWCPDGEHIVTATCAPRLRVGNGYKIWHYTGSVLHSYEVPSNEEIWQVSWQPFLDGVFPVKAVKYQAVPSELPSPEPQPAQAYRPPALRNKPVTSSKLHEDEPPQNMKPQPGSSEKPLSKTALKNQRKHEAKKAAKQEAKADTNQESTQSSASHNAPRNAVPAVTSGDPEVDKKIKNLKKKLKAIEQLKEQAAAGKQLEKNQLEKIQKETALLQELEDLELGL; encoded by the exons TGAGAGGATCCGAAGGGCTTTATATGGTGAATGGGCCCCCCAGTTTCACAGAGAGTACAGCGTTTCAAAG AGACTCtggaaaaaattgcaaagctGTTGCTTTTAGCAAGGATGGTTCCCTCTTTGCCTGGTGCAATGGAGAAAA AGTAAATACTGTTAATGTCACCAATGCTGAGTTACTGCGTTCTTTTGATCTTCCAAAGGCAGTTTGCCTTGAATTCTCGCCAAAGAATAATGTTCTGGCAACATGGCAGGTCTATACAA CTGCTAAAGatggcacagcagggctgccCAACCTGCAGCTTTATGATGTGAAAACGGGAAAATGTTTAAAGTCTTTCATCCAGAAGAAGATGCAGAACTG GTGTCCTTGCTGGGCAGATGATGAAAGCATTTGTGCCAGGAATGTAAACAATGAAGTTCACTTCTTTGAAAACAACAACTTTA gtactATTGCAAATAAACTGCATTTGCAAAAGGTTAACGATTTCGTGTTATCTCCGGGACCACAGCCAACCAAG GTTGCTGTGTATGTTCCGGGCAGCAAAGGTGCACCATCGTTTGTAAGACTCTATCAGTATCCCAACTTTGGTGGTCCTCAATCTGCATTGGCCAATAAAAGTTTCTTTAAGGCTGACAAGGTGACAATGTTATGGAACAAAAAAG CCACTGCTGTGCTAGTAATAGCTAGTACAGAAGTTGATAAATCAGGAGCTTCATACTATGGAGAGCAAACTCTGCACTACATTGCAACAAATGGAGAAAGTGCAGTTGTACAACTAC caAAAAACGGTCCTATTTATGATGTTGTTTGGAATCCCAATTCTGTCGAGTTTTGTGCTGTGTATGGTTTTATGCCTGCCAAAGCAACAGTTTTTAATCTGAAATGTGACCCTGTGTTTGATTTTGGAACTGGCCCTCGCAATGCTGCCTACTACAGCCCCCCCGGACACATTCTAGTACTAGCAGGATTTGGCAATCTCAGAGGACAGATGGAAGTATGGGACGTTAAGAACTACAAGCTTATTTCCAAACCAGTAGCATCGGATTCCACGTACTTTGCTTGGTGTCCTGATGGGGAACATATCGTAACAGCTACATGTGCTCCCAGGCTACGAGTCGGGAATGGCTACAAGATATGGCATTACACGGGCTCTGTTTTACACAGCTATGAAGTTCCATCAAATGAAGAAATATGGCAGGTTTCCTGGCAACCGTTTTTGGATGGAGTATTTCCAGTGAAAGCTGTAAAATACCAGGCAGTCCCAAGTGAATTGCCAAGTCCTGAGCCACAACCCGCTCAAGCGTACAGACCTCCAGCCTTGAGAAACAAGCCTGTAACAAGTTCCAAGCTT CATGAGGATGAGCCACCTCAAAATATGAAACCGCAGCCAGGAAGCAGTGAAAAGCCACTCTCTAAAACAGCTCTCAAAAATCAAAGGAAACATGAAGCAAAGAAGGCTGCTAAGCAG GAGGCCAAAGCTGATACAAACCAGGAATCTACGCAGTCTTCAGCATCCCATAATGCACCACGCAATGCTGTGCCTGCTGTGACATCAGGAGACCCTGAAGTAGACAAAAAGATAAAGAATTTAAAGaag aaactAAAGGCAATTGAGCAGCTGAAAGAACAAGCAGCTGCTGGCAAACAGCTAGAGAAAAACCAG TTGGAGAAGATTCAGAAAGAAACTGCTCTCCTTCAAGAACTGGAAGATCTAGAACTGGGTCTCTAA
- the EIF2A gene encoding eukaryotic translation initiation factor 2A isoform X1, with amino-acid sequence MAPPAPLLAVRGSEGLYMVNGPPSFTESTAFQRDSGKNCKAVAFSKDGSLFAWCNGEKVNTVNVTNAELLRSFDLPKAVCLEFSPKNNVLATWQVYTTAKDGTAGLPNLQLYDVKTGKCLKSFIQKKMQNWCPCWADDESICARNVNNEVHFFENNNFSTIANKLHLQKVNDFVLSPGPQPTKVAVYVPGSKGAPSFVRLYQYPNFGGPQSALANKSFFKADKVTMLWNKKATAVLVIASTEVDKSGASYYGEQTLHYIATNGESAVVQLPKNGPIYDVVWNPNSVEFCAVYGFMPAKATVFNLKCDPVFDFGTGPRNAAYYSPPGHILVLAGFGNLRGQMEVWDVKNYKLISKPVASDSTYFAWCPDGEHIVTATCAPRLRVGNGYKIWHYTGSVLHSYEVPSNEEIWQVSWQPFLDGVFPVKAVKYQAVPSELPSPEPQPAQAYRPPALRNKPVTSSKLHEDEPPQNMKPQPGSSEKPLSKTALKNQRKHEAKKAAKQEAKADTNQESTQSSASHNAPRNAVPAVTSGDPEVDKKIKNLKKKLKAIEQLKEQAAAGKQLEKNQLEKIQKETALLQELEDLELGL; translated from the exons TGAGAGGATCCGAAGGGCTTTATATGGTGAATGGGCCCCCCAGTTTCACAGAGAGTACAGCGTTTCAAAG AGACTCtggaaaaaattgcaaagctGTTGCTTTTAGCAAGGATGGTTCCCTCTTTGCCTGGTGCAATGGAGAAAA AGTAAATACTGTTAATGTCACCAATGCTGAGTTACTGCGTTCTTTTGATCTTCCAAAGGCAGTTTGCCTTGAATTCTCGCCAAAGAATAATGTTCTGGCAACATGGCAGGTCTATACAA CTGCTAAAGatggcacagcagggctgccCAACCTGCAGCTTTATGATGTGAAAACGGGAAAATGTTTAAAGTCTTTCATCCAGAAGAAGATGCAGAACTG GTGTCCTTGCTGGGCAGATGATGAAAGCATTTGTGCCAGGAATGTAAACAATGAAGTTCACTTCTTTGAAAACAACAACTTTA gtactATTGCAAATAAACTGCATTTGCAAAAGGTTAACGATTTCGTGTTATCTCCGGGACCACAGCCAACCAAG GTTGCTGTGTATGTTCCGGGCAGCAAAGGTGCACCATCGTTTGTAAGACTCTATCAGTATCCCAACTTTGGTGGTCCTCAATCTGCATTGGCCAATAAAAGTTTCTTTAAGGCTGACAAGGTGACAATGTTATGGAACAAAAAAG CCACTGCTGTGCTAGTAATAGCTAGTACAGAAGTTGATAAATCAGGAGCTTCATACTATGGAGAGCAAACTCTGCACTACATTGCAACAAATGGAGAAAGTGCAGTTGTACAACTAC caAAAAACGGTCCTATTTATGATGTTGTTTGGAATCCCAATTCTGTCGAGTTTTGTGCTGTGTATGGTTTTATGCCTGCCAAAGCAACAGTTTTTAATCTGAAATGTGACCCTGTGTTTGATTTTGGAACTGGCCCTCGCAATGCTGCCTACTACAGCCCCCCCGGACACATTCTAGTACTAGCAGGATTTGGCAATCTCAGAGGACAGATGGAAGTATGGGACGTTAAGAACTACAAGCTTATTTCCAAACCAGTAGCATCGGATTCCACGTACTTTGCTTGGTGTCCTGATGGGGAACATATCGTAACAGCTACATGTGCTCCCAGGCTACGAGTCGGGAATGGCTACAAGATATGGCATTACACGGGCTCTGTTTTACACAGCTATGAAGTTCCATCAAATGAAGAAATATGGCAGGTTTCCTGGCAACCGTTTTTGGATGGAGTATTTCCAGTGAAAGCTGTAAAATACCAGGCAGTCCCAAGTGAATTGCCAAGTCCTGAGCCACAACCCGCTCAAGCGTACAGACCTCCAGCCTTGAGAAACAAGCCTGTAACAAGTTCCAAGCTT CATGAGGATGAGCCACCTCAAAATATGAAACCGCAGCCAGGAAGCAGTGAAAAGCCACTCTCTAAAACAGCTCTCAAAAATCAAAGGAAACATGAAGCAAAGAAGGCTGCTAAGCAG GAGGCCAAAGCTGATACAAACCAGGAATCTACGCAGTCTTCAGCATCCCATAATGCACCACGCAATGCTGTGCCTGCTGTGACATCAGGAGACCCTGAAGTAGACAAAAAGATAAAGAATTTAAAGaag aaactAAAGGCAATTGAGCAGCTGAAAGAACAAGCAGCTGCTGGCAAACAGCTAGAGAAAAACCAG TTGGAGAAGATTCAGAAAGAAACTGCTCTCCTTCAAGAACTGGAAGATCTAGAACTGGGTCTCTAA
- the EIF2A gene encoding eukaryotic translation initiation factor 2A isoform X2, with protein MRGSEGLYMVNGPPSFTESTAFQRDSGKNCKAVAFSKDGSLFAWCNGEKVNTVNVTNAELLRSFDLPKAVCLEFSPKNNVLATWQVYTTAKDGTAGLPNLQLYDVKTGKCLKSFIQKKMQNWCPCWADDESICARNVNNEVHFFENNNFSTIANKLHLQKVNDFVLSPGPQPTKVAVYVPGSKGAPSFVRLYQYPNFGGPQSALANKSFFKADKVTMLWNKKATAVLVIASTEVDKSGASYYGEQTLHYIATNGESAVVQLPKNGPIYDVVWNPNSVEFCAVYGFMPAKATVFNLKCDPVFDFGTGPRNAAYYSPPGHILVLAGFGNLRGQMEVWDVKNYKLISKPVASDSTYFAWCPDGEHIVTATCAPRLRVGNGYKIWHYTGSVLHSYEVPSNEEIWQVSWQPFLDGVFPVKAVKYQAVPSELPSPEPQPAQAYRPPALRNKPVTSSKLHEDEPPQNMKPQPGSSEKPLSKTALKNQRKHEAKKAAKQEAKADTNQESTQSSASHNAPRNAVPAVTSGDPEVDKKIKNLKKKLKAIEQLKEQAAAGKQLEKNQLEKIQKETALLQELEDLELGL; from the exons TGAGAGGATCCGAAGGGCTTTATATGGTGAATGGGCCCCCCAGTTTCACAGAGAGTACAGCGTTTCAAAG AGACTCtggaaaaaattgcaaagctGTTGCTTTTAGCAAGGATGGTTCCCTCTTTGCCTGGTGCAATGGAGAAAA AGTAAATACTGTTAATGTCACCAATGCTGAGTTACTGCGTTCTTTTGATCTTCCAAAGGCAGTTTGCCTTGAATTCTCGCCAAAGAATAATGTTCTGGCAACATGGCAGGTCTATACAA CTGCTAAAGatggcacagcagggctgccCAACCTGCAGCTTTATGATGTGAAAACGGGAAAATGTTTAAAGTCTTTCATCCAGAAGAAGATGCAGAACTG GTGTCCTTGCTGGGCAGATGATGAAAGCATTTGTGCCAGGAATGTAAACAATGAAGTTCACTTCTTTGAAAACAACAACTTTA gtactATTGCAAATAAACTGCATTTGCAAAAGGTTAACGATTTCGTGTTATCTCCGGGACCACAGCCAACCAAG GTTGCTGTGTATGTTCCGGGCAGCAAAGGTGCACCATCGTTTGTAAGACTCTATCAGTATCCCAACTTTGGTGGTCCTCAATCTGCATTGGCCAATAAAAGTTTCTTTAAGGCTGACAAGGTGACAATGTTATGGAACAAAAAAG CCACTGCTGTGCTAGTAATAGCTAGTACAGAAGTTGATAAATCAGGAGCTTCATACTATGGAGAGCAAACTCTGCACTACATTGCAACAAATGGAGAAAGTGCAGTTGTACAACTAC caAAAAACGGTCCTATTTATGATGTTGTTTGGAATCCCAATTCTGTCGAGTTTTGTGCTGTGTATGGTTTTATGCCTGCCAAAGCAACAGTTTTTAATCTGAAATGTGACCCTGTGTTTGATTTTGGAACTGGCCCTCGCAATGCTGCCTACTACAGCCCCCCCGGACACATTCTAGTACTAGCAGGATTTGGCAATCTCAGAGGACAGATGGAAGTATGGGACGTTAAGAACTACAAGCTTATTTCCAAACCAGTAGCATCGGATTCCACGTACTTTGCTTGGTGTCCTGATGGGGAACATATCGTAACAGCTACATGTGCTCCCAGGCTACGAGTCGGGAATGGCTACAAGATATGGCATTACACGGGCTCTGTTTTACACAGCTATGAAGTTCCATCAAATGAAGAAATATGGCAGGTTTCCTGGCAACCGTTTTTGGATGGAGTATTTCCAGTGAAAGCTGTAAAATACCAGGCAGTCCCAAGTGAATTGCCAAGTCCTGAGCCACAACCCGCTCAAGCGTACAGACCTCCAGCCTTGAGAAACAAGCCTGTAACAAGTTCCAAGCTT CATGAGGATGAGCCACCTCAAAATATGAAACCGCAGCCAGGAAGCAGTGAAAAGCCACTCTCTAAAACAGCTCTCAAAAATCAAAGGAAACATGAAGCAAAGAAGGCTGCTAAGCAG GAGGCCAAAGCTGATACAAACCAGGAATCTACGCAGTCTTCAGCATCCCATAATGCACCACGCAATGCTGTGCCTGCTGTGACATCAGGAGACCCTGAAGTAGACAAAAAGATAAAGAATTTAAAGaag aaactAAAGGCAATTGAGCAGCTGAAAGAACAAGCAGCTGCTGGCAAACAGCTAGAGAAAAACCAG TTGGAGAAGATTCAGAAAGAAACTGCTCTCCTTCAAGAACTGGAAGATCTAGAACTGGGTCTCTAA
- the EIF2A gene encoding eukaryotic translation initiation factor 2A isoform X4, translating into MGPPVSQRVQRFKETLEKIAKLLLLARMVPSLPGAMEKTAKDGTAGLPNLQLYDVKTGKCLKSFIQKKMQNWCPCWADDESICARNVNNEVHFFENNNFSTIANKLHLQKVNDFVLSPGPQPTKVAVYVPGSKGAPSFVRLYQYPNFGGPQSALANKSFFKADKVTMLWNKKATAVLVIASTEVDKSGASYYGEQTLHYIATNGESAVVQLPKNGPIYDVVWNPNSVEFCAVYGFMPAKATVFNLKCDPVFDFGTGPRNAAYYSPPGHILVLAGFGNLRGQMEVWDVKNYKLISKPVASDSTYFAWCPDGEHIVTATCAPRLRVGNGYKIWHYTGSVLHSYEVPSNEEIWQVSWQPFLDGVFPVKAVKYQAVPSELPSPEPQPAQAYRPPALRNKPVTSSKLHEDEPPQNMKPQPGSSEKPLSKTALKNQRKHEAKKAAKQEAKADTNQESTQSSASHNAPRNAVPAVTSGDPEVDKKIKNLKKKLKAIEQLKEQAAAGKQLEKNQLEKIQKETALLQELEDLELGL; encoded by the exons ATGGGCCCCCCAGTTTCACAGAGAGTACAGCGTTTCAAAG AGACTCtggaaaaaattgcaaagctGTTGCTTTTAGCAAGGATGGTTCCCTCTTTGCCTGGTGCAATGGAGAAAA CTGCTAAAGatggcacagcagggctgccCAACCTGCAGCTTTATGATGTGAAAACGGGAAAATGTTTAAAGTCTTTCATCCAGAAGAAGATGCAGAACTG GTGTCCTTGCTGGGCAGATGATGAAAGCATTTGTGCCAGGAATGTAAACAATGAAGTTCACTTCTTTGAAAACAACAACTTTA gtactATTGCAAATAAACTGCATTTGCAAAAGGTTAACGATTTCGTGTTATCTCCGGGACCACAGCCAACCAAG GTTGCTGTGTATGTTCCGGGCAGCAAAGGTGCACCATCGTTTGTAAGACTCTATCAGTATCCCAACTTTGGTGGTCCTCAATCTGCATTGGCCAATAAAAGTTTCTTTAAGGCTGACAAGGTGACAATGTTATGGAACAAAAAAG CCACTGCTGTGCTAGTAATAGCTAGTACAGAAGTTGATAAATCAGGAGCTTCATACTATGGAGAGCAAACTCTGCACTACATTGCAACAAATGGAGAAAGTGCAGTTGTACAACTAC caAAAAACGGTCCTATTTATGATGTTGTTTGGAATCCCAATTCTGTCGAGTTTTGTGCTGTGTATGGTTTTATGCCTGCCAAAGCAACAGTTTTTAATCTGAAATGTGACCCTGTGTTTGATTTTGGAACTGGCCCTCGCAATGCTGCCTACTACAGCCCCCCCGGACACATTCTAGTACTAGCAGGATTTGGCAATCTCAGAGGACAGATGGAAGTATGGGACGTTAAGAACTACAAGCTTATTTCCAAACCAGTAGCATCGGATTCCACGTACTTTGCTTGGTGTCCTGATGGGGAACATATCGTAACAGCTACATGTGCTCCCAGGCTACGAGTCGGGAATGGCTACAAGATATGGCATTACACGGGCTCTGTTTTACACAGCTATGAAGTTCCATCAAATGAAGAAATATGGCAGGTTTCCTGGCAACCGTTTTTGGATGGAGTATTTCCAGTGAAAGCTGTAAAATACCAGGCAGTCCCAAGTGAATTGCCAAGTCCTGAGCCACAACCCGCTCAAGCGTACAGACCTCCAGCCTTGAGAAACAAGCCTGTAACAAGTTCCAAGCTT CATGAGGATGAGCCACCTCAAAATATGAAACCGCAGCCAGGAAGCAGTGAAAAGCCACTCTCTAAAACAGCTCTCAAAAATCAAAGGAAACATGAAGCAAAGAAGGCTGCTAAGCAG GAGGCCAAAGCTGATACAAACCAGGAATCTACGCAGTCTTCAGCATCCCATAATGCACCACGCAATGCTGTGCCTGCTGTGACATCAGGAGACCCTGAAGTAGACAAAAAGATAAAGAATTTAAAGaag aaactAAAGGCAATTGAGCAGCTGAAAGAACAAGCAGCTGCTGGCAAACAGCTAGAGAAAAACCAG TTGGAGAAGATTCAGAAAGAAACTGCTCTCCTTCAAGAACTGGAAGATCTAGAACTGGGTCTCTAA
- the EIF2A gene encoding eukaryotic translation initiation factor 2A isoform X3, producing MVNGPPSFTESTAFQRDSGKNCKAVAFSKDGSLFAWCNGEKVNTVNVTNAELLRSFDLPKAVCLEFSPKNNVLATWQVYTTAKDGTAGLPNLQLYDVKTGKCLKSFIQKKMQNWCPCWADDESICARNVNNEVHFFENNNFSTIANKLHLQKVNDFVLSPGPQPTKVAVYVPGSKGAPSFVRLYQYPNFGGPQSALANKSFFKADKVTMLWNKKATAVLVIASTEVDKSGASYYGEQTLHYIATNGESAVVQLPKNGPIYDVVWNPNSVEFCAVYGFMPAKATVFNLKCDPVFDFGTGPRNAAYYSPPGHILVLAGFGNLRGQMEVWDVKNYKLISKPVASDSTYFAWCPDGEHIVTATCAPRLRVGNGYKIWHYTGSVLHSYEVPSNEEIWQVSWQPFLDGVFPVKAVKYQAVPSELPSPEPQPAQAYRPPALRNKPVTSSKLHEDEPPQNMKPQPGSSEKPLSKTALKNQRKHEAKKAAKQEAKADTNQESTQSSASHNAPRNAVPAVTSGDPEVDKKIKNLKKKLKAIEQLKEQAAAGKQLEKNQLEKIQKETALLQELEDLELGL from the exons ATGGTGAATGGGCCCCCCAGTTTCACAGAGAGTACAGCGTTTCAAAG AGACTCtggaaaaaattgcaaagctGTTGCTTTTAGCAAGGATGGTTCCCTCTTTGCCTGGTGCAATGGAGAAAA AGTAAATACTGTTAATGTCACCAATGCTGAGTTACTGCGTTCTTTTGATCTTCCAAAGGCAGTTTGCCTTGAATTCTCGCCAAAGAATAATGTTCTGGCAACATGGCAGGTCTATACAA CTGCTAAAGatggcacagcagggctgccCAACCTGCAGCTTTATGATGTGAAAACGGGAAAATGTTTAAAGTCTTTCATCCAGAAGAAGATGCAGAACTG GTGTCCTTGCTGGGCAGATGATGAAAGCATTTGTGCCAGGAATGTAAACAATGAAGTTCACTTCTTTGAAAACAACAACTTTA gtactATTGCAAATAAACTGCATTTGCAAAAGGTTAACGATTTCGTGTTATCTCCGGGACCACAGCCAACCAAG GTTGCTGTGTATGTTCCGGGCAGCAAAGGTGCACCATCGTTTGTAAGACTCTATCAGTATCCCAACTTTGGTGGTCCTCAATCTGCATTGGCCAATAAAAGTTTCTTTAAGGCTGACAAGGTGACAATGTTATGGAACAAAAAAG CCACTGCTGTGCTAGTAATAGCTAGTACAGAAGTTGATAAATCAGGAGCTTCATACTATGGAGAGCAAACTCTGCACTACATTGCAACAAATGGAGAAAGTGCAGTTGTACAACTAC caAAAAACGGTCCTATTTATGATGTTGTTTGGAATCCCAATTCTGTCGAGTTTTGTGCTGTGTATGGTTTTATGCCTGCCAAAGCAACAGTTTTTAATCTGAAATGTGACCCTGTGTTTGATTTTGGAACTGGCCCTCGCAATGCTGCCTACTACAGCCCCCCCGGACACATTCTAGTACTAGCAGGATTTGGCAATCTCAGAGGACAGATGGAAGTATGGGACGTTAAGAACTACAAGCTTATTTCCAAACCAGTAGCATCGGATTCCACGTACTTTGCTTGGTGTCCTGATGGGGAACATATCGTAACAGCTACATGTGCTCCCAGGCTACGAGTCGGGAATGGCTACAAGATATGGCATTACACGGGCTCTGTTTTACACAGCTATGAAGTTCCATCAAATGAAGAAATATGGCAGGTTTCCTGGCAACCGTTTTTGGATGGAGTATTTCCAGTGAAAGCTGTAAAATACCAGGCAGTCCCAAGTGAATTGCCAAGTCCTGAGCCACAACCCGCTCAAGCGTACAGACCTCCAGCCTTGAGAAACAAGCCTGTAACAAGTTCCAAGCTT CATGAGGATGAGCCACCTCAAAATATGAAACCGCAGCCAGGAAGCAGTGAAAAGCCACTCTCTAAAACAGCTCTCAAAAATCAAAGGAAACATGAAGCAAAGAAGGCTGCTAAGCAG GAGGCCAAAGCTGATACAAACCAGGAATCTACGCAGTCTTCAGCATCCCATAATGCACCACGCAATGCTGTGCCTGCTGTGACATCAGGAGACCCTGAAGTAGACAAAAAGATAAAGAATTTAAAGaag aaactAAAGGCAATTGAGCAGCTGAAAGAACAAGCAGCTGCTGGCAAACAGCTAGAGAAAAACCAG TTGGAGAAGATTCAGAAAGAAACTGCTCTCCTTCAAGAACTGGAAGATCTAGAACTGGGTCTCTAA